A stretch of Treponema vincentii F0403 DNA encodes these proteins:
- a CDS encoding Cof-type HAD-IIB family hydrolase has protein sequence MEKLKNIEIIAMDLDDTLLRDDLTISDYTVSVLQALMKKGVLTLLASGRSPRSVHSYAQRIGSDKTESYILCNNGTQILTSDMKLEIISRCLGADLALEIYDYIESQNLSCHLYFDDTIYIVKRTVFSDRDAHLTKMKIVVPKDYREILRTKPVYKLLIPAEPDVIAAVEPEFRKRFGTRAVLFTSKPYFLEIIPLDTGKGEFLQELAWLLGIRDKAVMAFGDSMNDETMIRYAGYGIAMKNGLDAIKDIAYAVTDYTNNEDGIAHFLEKYVL, from the coding sequence ATGGAAAAGTTGAAAAATATAGAAATTATCGCAATGGATTTGGACGACACCCTTTTGCGGGATGATCTGACGATTTCAGATTACACGGTGTCGGTTTTACAGGCCTTGATGAAAAAGGGTGTACTGACATTGCTCGCTTCGGGGAGAAGTCCCCGCTCGGTGCATTCGTATGCGCAGCGGATCGGTTCGGATAAAACCGAAAGCTATATCCTGTGCAACAATGGAACACAGATATTGACCTCCGATATGAAGCTGGAAATTATCAGCCGCTGCCTCGGCGCCGATCTTGCGCTTGAGATTTACGATTATATAGAGTCGCAAAATCTTTCCTGTCATCTCTATTTTGACGATACCATTTATATCGTTAAACGGACGGTTTTTTCGGATAGGGACGCGCATCTGACAAAAATGAAGATTGTCGTGCCGAAGGACTATCGGGAAATTTTGCGCACCAAGCCGGTGTATAAGCTGCTCATCCCTGCGGAGCCGGATGTTATCGCTGCCGTCGAGCCTGAGTTTAGAAAGCGGTTCGGTACGCGGGCTGTCCTGTTTACCAGTAAGCCGTATTTTTTGGAAATTATTCCGTTGGATACCGGCAAGGGGGAATTCCTGCAAGAGCTGGCATGGCTGCTTGGCATCAGAGATAAGGCAGTGATGGCCTTCGGCGACAGCATGAATGACGAAACAATGATCCGCTATGCGGGATACGGCATCGCTATGAAAAACGGCCTCGACGCTATCAAAGATATTGCGTATGCAGTAACAGACTACACCAATAACGAAGACGGTATCGCTCACTTTTTAGAGAAGTACGTGCTGTAG
- a CDS encoding ABC transporter ATP-binding protein encodes MEQNNLLTVKNLHTAFRIDGNYYDAVDGVSFDVHPNEMLAIVGESGCGKSTIAMSVMGLHDMRFTRVSGEILLNGRDLLTLPEDEMNKIRGKDIGFIFQDPLASLNPLQRVGKQIEEALLYHTSLNEKERQERVLQLLNDVGIQNPKRTAQRFPHELSGGMRQRVLIATALSCNPSLIIADEPTTALDVTIQAQILDLIKDLQEEHKAGIILITHDLGVVAQVADRVAVMYAGQIVELTTVQELFTHPLHPYTRSLLKSIPQADKDDDMLHVIKGMVPSLKKLKHTGCRFADRIPWIPAEEHEESPVLHEVSPGHFVRCSCWKNFRFEGEV; translated from the coding sequence ATGGAACAAAACAATTTATTGACCGTTAAAAATTTGCACACGGCTTTCCGTATCGACGGCAACTACTATGATGCCGTTGATGGGGTATCGTTTGACGTTCATCCCAACGAGATGCTTGCTATTGTTGGGGAATCCGGCTGTGGAAAAAGCACTATCGCAATGTCCGTTATGGGACTGCACGATATGCGTTTTACCCGGGTTTCGGGCGAAATCCTCCTGAACGGCAGGGATTTGCTGACACTACCCGAAGACGAGATGAACAAAATCCGCGGAAAGGATATCGGATTTATCTTTCAGGATCCACTTGCTTCACTTAATCCGTTGCAGCGGGTAGGGAAGCAGATTGAAGAAGCCCTGCTGTACCACACCAGCCTCAACGAAAAAGAGCGACAGGAGCGGGTTTTACAGCTTTTAAATGATGTCGGTATTCAGAACCCCAAGCGGACGGCGCAGCGGTTCCCGCATGAGCTTTCCGGCGGAATGAGGCAGCGGGTACTTATCGCAACTGCACTGTCTTGTAATCCGTCGCTTATCATTGCCGATGAGCCGACAACCGCGCTCGACGTAACAATCCAAGCGCAGATTCTCGATCTCATCAAAGACCTGCAGGAAGAACATAAGGCGGGTATCATCCTTATCACCCATGACCTCGGCGTCGTCGCACAGGTTGCCGACCGTGTCGCGGTTATGTATGCGGGGCAGATCGTCGAACTGACTACTGTGCAGGAATTGTTTACTCATCCCTTGCACCCGTATACCCGTTCTTTGCTTAAATCGATTCCGCAGGCGGATAAAGACGATGATATGCTGCACGTTATTAAAGGTATGGTGCCGTCGCTTAAAAAACTCAAGCATACGGGCTGTCGGTTTGCCGACCGTATACCGTGGATTCCGGCTGAGGAACACGAAGAGTCTCCGGTCTTGCACGAAGTAAGTCCCGGACATTTTGTCCGCTGCTCCTGCTGGAAAAATTTCCGGTTCGAGGGTGAGGTTTAG